Proteins from one Sulfurovum sp. TSL1 genomic window:
- a CDS encoding ABC-three component system protein yields the protein MNFYEKCQKSSVRVDSGSGVLFQPMTQEYTYVLTAKHNLYNDQEFGSYNHPKQITDIKITLYEEEEQSVLDKYEHQRLDLAILKIKKVAFESPLKRFEAVKDRDEYKFYGYPENRREQTNKIKHFDLRVGNISNGEIIAENESYYSQDDIKGCSGGGVFKDGGDSFYLVGIENRMDAQSEGEENNQRLRFVFINTFDEIIEEYPQELEPLYPSYMNNFNLIVDEIFLLNDLEEKRDFIRDRLKFLARQYTREIKPIMIKKEFEDELLIHGLNLNDAISHDLWSMYLEFILLYILIENKEQITVEKIKEIYKKRKLIFAKADRWVTLKENILKSNLRGLQKGGTVFIACDGHRRPEIVEWSLKSILDITRPPQPEEMRIDQGIDYTKDLKYKHIYAIEKLLLQKADELTSITSENIDQVLKEVLQNVCN from the coding sequence ATGAATTTTTATGAAAAATGTCAAAAGTCTTCTGTAAGGGTTGATAGTGGTAGTGGAGTATTATTTCAACCTATGACCCAAGAATATACTTATGTTTTAACAGCTAAACACAATCTGTATAATGATCAAGAGTTTGGTAGTTACAATCACCCTAAACAGATTACAGATATAAAAATTACTCTTTACGAAGAAGAAGAGCAAAGCGTCCTTGATAAATATGAACATCAAAGATTAGATTTAGCTATATTAAAAATAAAAAAAGTGGCTTTTGAAAGTCCATTAAAACGATTTGAAGCAGTAAAAGATAGAGATGAATATAAATTTTATGGTTATCCTGAAAACAGAAGGGAACAAACAAATAAAATTAAACATTTTGATTTAAGAGTTGGTAATATCTCCAATGGTGAAATTATTGCAGAGAATGAAAGTTATTATAGTCAAGATGATATAAAAGGTTGTTCAGGTGGAGGAGTTTTTAAAGATGGTGGTGATAGTTTTTATTTAGTTGGTATTGAAAATAGAATGGATGCTCAGTCGGAAGGTGAAGAAAACAATCAAAGATTAAGGTTTGTTTTTATCAATACTTTTGATGAGATTATAGAAGAATATCCACAAGAGTTAGAACCATTATATCCTTCCTATATGAATAACTTTAATTTGATAGTAGATGAAATTTTTCTATTAAATGATCTTGAAGAAAAGAGGGATTTTATTAGGGATAGGTTGAAATTTCTTGCTCGACAATATACTAGAGAAATAAAACCGATTATGATAAAAAAAGAATTTGAAGATGAACTTTTAATCCATGGATTAAATTTGAATGATGCTATTAGTCATGACTTATGGAGTATGTATTTAGAGTTCATATTACTGTATATTTTAATTGAGAACAAAGAACAAATTACTGTTGAAAAAATCAAAGAGATATATAAGAAAAGAAAACTTATATTTGCTAAGGCAGATAGATGGGTAACTCTTAAAGAGAATATACTTAAATCCAATTTGAGAGGTTTACAAAAAGGTGGTACAGTATTTATCGCATGTGATGGTCATAGACGACCAGAAATAGTTGAATGGAGTTTAAAGTCAATACTGGATATTACTCGTCCACCACAACCTGAAGAGATGAGGATTGATCAAGGAATTGATTATACTAAAGATTTAAAGTACAAACACATATATGCAATTGAAAAGCTTTTGTTGCAAAAAGCAGATGAATTGACAAGTATAACAAGCGAAAATATAGATCAAGTTTTAAAAGAGGTACTTCAAAATGTCTGTAACTAA
- a CDS encoding ComEC/Rec2 family competence protein, which translates to MTIKFLKAEHGDAIFISYINDGEIKNILIDTGTGAIYSSRGNGRRKEGDLKKLVQSLKENNQKIDLLIITHWDDDHIGGVLKWFKEDIEGAKNLIKQIWFNSGTLINQYFVSNKASEDKNILYMEYNPNTSVRQGITFEKYILDNDLSHSLIKIDTKLDDHINGAKFTILSPTDTELRKLLTKWEESPYNPNTSASKKDYDKTFAELLSNDFQEDNAIHNGSSIAFILEIENSKMLFLGDAHPSVIIDNLRKLEYSKDNKLQLDFVKISHHGSKANTSNELLDMIESKKFVISSDGSSHGNPNKETIARIVNKNEGCTIYFNYPHLIDKIFTQEELNSGKFKVMGIGEINI; encoded by the coding sequence ATGACGATTAAATTTTTAAAAGCAGAGCATGGAGATGCAATTTTTATATCATATATCAATGATGGTGAAATTAAAAATATTTTAATTGATACTGGAACAGGTGCAATCTATAGTTCGAGAGGTAATGGAAGAAGAAAAGAAGGGGATCTAAAAAAATTAGTTCAAAGCTTAAAAGAAAATAATCAAAAAATAGATCTTCTAATAATTACACATTGGGATGATGATCATATAGGTGGAGTTTTAAAATGGTTTAAAGAAGATATTGAAGGTGCAAAAAATTTAATTAAGCAGATATGGTTTAACTCTGGAACATTGATTAATCAGTATTTTGTTAGTAATAAAGCTAGTGAAGATAAAAATATATTGTATATGGAATACAATCCCAATACGAGTGTAAGACAAGGTATTACTTTTGAAAAATATATTTTAGATAATGATCTTTCACACTCTTTAATAAAAATAGATACCAAACTTGATGATCATATCAATGGTGCAAAATTTACAATATTATCGCCTACAGATACTGAGCTACGTAAACTACTTACAAAGTGGGAAGAGAGCCCATACAATCCAAATACCTCTGCCTCAAAAAAGGATTACGATAAAACTTTTGCAGAATTGTTATCTAACGATTTTCAAGAGGATAATGCAATACATAATGGAAGCTCTATTGCATTTATCCTGGAAATAGAAAATTCAAAGATGTTGTTTTTGGGTGATGCACATCCCAGTGTTATCATTGATAATTTAAGAAAATTGGAATATTCAAAAGATAATAAATTACAACTTGATTTCGTAAAAATTTCACATCACGGTAGTAAAGCAAACACCTCGAATGAGTTATTAGATATGATTGAATCTAAAAAATTTGTTATTAGTAGTGATGGTTCAAGTCATGGAAATCCGAATAAAGAGACAATAGCACGTATTGTTAATAAGAATGAAGGATGTACAATCTATTTTAATTATCCTCATTTGATAGATAAGATATTTACTCAGGAGGAGTTAAATAGTGGAAAATTTAAAGTTATGGGTATAGGTGAGATCAATATATGA